Proteins from a genomic interval of Afifella aestuarii:
- a CDS encoding type II and III secretion system protein family protein yields MVGHARIWALAVLTFVALSLPLAGISKAASDFPRTVTLSATGAAQNQPLRLGVNKSMVVELPRAAGDVLVSNPEIADAVLRTSTRLYLIGVKTGQANVFLFDAAGRQIASLDLYVETDLTPLNRLLRTAIPDAQINAEVINGSIVLTGYVPSSSASQKAEQIARSLIQSSSGGGMSAGSITINTGGPGGSSDDGPGIINLLKITGQEQVNLRVTIAEVNREIVKQLGINTQAVLQDGNLGFGAISNGAVSGVSSLSPFNFPINTNTDPASGGFAWNNNGNRLSASIKALEEASMLRNLAEPNLTAVSGETANFLVGGEFPVPVAVDDDGNISVAFKQFGVNLAFTPVVLDGGRISLKVRTEVSDLATEGSFSTAAGITIPGITVRRAETTVELPSGGAFAIAGLIQDETRRAVSGLPGLQHLPILGALFSSKDFLRSQTELVVIITPYVVKPVAPQKLARPDDNLAMANDAEAYFLGSLVKRYGAQGDRPTGVYAGQVGFSFD; encoded by the coding sequence ATGGTTGGGCACGCGCGTATATGGGCGCTGGCGGTGCTGACTTTCGTTGCGCTTTCCTTGCCATTGGCCGGAATAAGCAAGGCCGCCTCCGATTTTCCTCGCACCGTCACGCTGAGCGCGACCGGTGCCGCACAGAATCAGCCCCTACGTCTCGGCGTCAACAAATCCATGGTCGTGGAGCTTCCCCGCGCGGCGGGGGACGTCCTCGTCTCGAACCCGGAGATCGCAGATGCGGTGTTGCGCACCTCCACCAGGCTTTATCTGATCGGCGTCAAAACCGGCCAGGCGAATGTCTTTCTCTTCGATGCGGCCGGACGGCAGATCGCCAGCCTCGATCTTTATGTCGAAACGGACCTGACGCCCCTGAATCGGCTTCTCCGCACGGCCATTCCCGACGCCCAGATCAATGCCGAAGTGATCAATGGCTCGATCGTTCTGACGGGCTATGTCCCGTCGTCCAGCGCATCTCAGAAGGCCGAACAGATCGCCAGAAGCCTGATCCAGTCGTCGAGTGGCGGCGGCATGAGCGCCGGCTCCATCACCATCAATACGGGGGGCCCCGGCGGCTCCTCCGACGACGGTCCTGGCATCATCAACCTTCTCAAGATCACCGGTCAGGAGCAGGTCAACCTGCGCGTCACGATCGCGGAGGTGAATCGCGAGATCGTCAAACAGCTCGGCATCAACACTCAGGCCGTTCTGCAGGATGGCAATCTCGGCTTCGGCGCCATCAGCAATGGTGCTGTCAGTGGGGTGAGCAGCCTTTCGCCGTTCAATTTTCCAATCAACACCAACACCGATCCCGCCTCGGGTGGCTTCGCCTGGAACAACAACGGCAACAGGCTCTCGGCGAGCATCAAGGCCCTTGAAGAGGCGAGCATGTTGCGCAACCTCGCGGAGCCCAACCTGACGGCTGTCTCTGGCGAGACGGCGAATTTTCTGGTTGGCGGCGAGTTTCCCGTCCCGGTTGCGGTCGATGACGACGGCAATATTTCGGTGGCGTTCAAGCAGTTCGGCGTCAACCTTGCTTTCACGCCCGTCGTTCTCGACGGTGGCCGCATCAGCCTCAAAGTGCGCACCGAAGTGAGCGACCTCGCGACCGAAGGCTCCTTTTCGACGGCCGCCGGTATCACTATTCCCGGGATTACAGTGCGCCGAGCCGAGACGACGGTTGAACTCCCCTCTGGCGGCGCTTTCGCCATTGCAGGTCTCATCCAGGATGAAACCCGCCGTGCGGTCTCGGGCTTACCGGGATTGCAGCACTTGCCGATTCTCGGGGCTCTGTTCTCCTCCAAGGATTTCCTGCGCTCCCAAACGGAGCTCGTCGTCATCATCACGCCCTACGTCGTCAAACCGGTGGCGCCGCAGAAACTCGCCCGCCCCGACGACAATCTGGCGATGGCCAATGATGCCGAGGCTTATTTTCTTGGCAGTCTGGTCAAGCGCTATGGCGCCCAGGGAGACCGCCCGACGGGTGTTTACGCCGGTCAGGTCGGATTTTCGTTCGACTGA
- a CDS encoding CpaD family pilus assembly protein — translation MQSYACHRRKGGAKAAFALVLSAWLLAGCQSQNIDQAGLERQDYRLRHPIMVSEEAETLDIPIGMRGGHLSPEIKDAIYDYALGYRDTGIGSVTVQVPSGSGNDIAAAAASRAIRAAVLEAGVEPELVRVAPYRSNASRAAPVRLSYLKVKAVTPKCGVWPDDVTATTDNREYYNFGCASQHNLAAMVANPADLLQPRQMSPANATRRAKVLQDYASGSETKSGVTLISSDLGE, via the coding sequence ATGCAATCCTACGCATGTCATCGCCGGAAGGGCGGAGCGAAAGCAGCGTTCGCGCTCGTCCTCTCTGCCTGGCTCCTGGCCGGTTGCCAGTCACAAAATATTGACCAAGCCGGACTCGAGCGGCAGGATTATCGCCTGAGACATCCCATTATGGTTTCGGAGGAGGCTGAGACGCTCGATATCCCGATCGGGATGCGCGGCGGGCATTTGTCGCCTGAGATCAAAGATGCGATTTACGATTACGCTCTCGGCTATCGTGACACAGGCATCGGGTCGGTGACCGTTCAGGTGCCGAGCGGCTCCGGCAATGACATCGCAGCCGCGGCGGCCTCGCGCGCCATCCGAGCAGCCGTCTTGGAGGCGGGTGTCGAGCCGGAACTCGTGCGCGTTGCGCCCTATCGCAGCAATGCGAGCCGCGCGGCCCCCGTGCGTCTGTCCTATTTGAAGGTCAAGGCGGTGACACCGAAATGCGGTGTCTGGCCGGACGACGTGACCGCCACGACGGACAATCGCGAATACTACAACTTTGGCTGTGCTTCGCAGCACAATCTCGCCGCTATGGTGGCCAATCCTGCTGATCTGCTGCAGCCGCGCCAGATGTCTCCGGCGAATGCGACACGGCGCGCGAAGGTGCTTCAGGACTATGCTTCGGGTTCCGAAACCAAGTCCGGTGTAACCCTGATCAGCAGCGACTTGGGAGAGTGA
- a CDS encoding AAA family ATPase, whose translation MSSNDFDDPFAEDVSEPETTDKADIKPVPRVTIQAFCDTPEVAATFDMACSDRRMARAHCKVHTGGLGAACEFYRSAPTPNLIVVESRLEKDDLLARLDELAEVCDAGTKVLVIGHSNDVATYRELIRRGVSEYLVAPTDVMAVIRAIADIYGDEGSAKLGQVFAFIGAKGGVGSSTIAHNLASTMASVFASDVILADLDLAFGTAGLDFNEDPPQGMADAVFGSDRLDEVLLDRLLTKCQEHLSLLAAPATLDKTYDFDEEAFDHVLDLVQSNVPTVVLDLPHLWTAWARKTLLAADQIVITATPDLANLRNTKNLVDFLKQARPNDAPPRLVLNKVGVPRQPEIKADDFAAALQLPTSAVIPFDPLLFGTAANNGQMIAEASAKSNINEIFTDLAQVVTGRKETKHGRKTSLLLGPLLEKLKSKPKSKRAA comes from the coding sequence ATGAGCAGCAATGATTTCGACGACCCCTTTGCGGAGGACGTGTCCGAGCCGGAGACGACGGATAAGGCCGACATCAAGCCGGTTCCGCGCGTCACCATCCAGGCCTTTTGCGACACGCCGGAAGTCGCCGCGACGTTCGATATGGCCTGCTCCGACCGGCGCATGGCGCGCGCGCATTGCAAGGTGCATACCGGCGGTCTTGGTGCAGCCTGCGAGTTCTATCGCTCCGCGCCGACCCCCAATCTGATCGTTGTCGAAAGCCGCCTGGAGAAAGACGATCTTCTGGCGCGCCTCGATGAGCTGGCGGAAGTCTGCGACGCCGGCACGAAGGTTCTCGTTATCGGCCATTCCAACGATGTGGCAACCTATCGTGAACTGATCAGGCGCGGCGTCAGCGAATATCTCGTCGCGCCGACCGACGTCATGGCCGTGATCCGTGCGATCGCCGATATTTATGGCGACGAAGGGAGCGCGAAGCTCGGACAGGTCTTCGCCTTCATCGGTGCCAAAGGCGGCGTGGGGTCTTCGACGATCGCTCACAATCTTGCCTCGACGATGGCGTCCGTCTTCGCTTCCGACGTTATCCTTGCCGATCTCGACCTCGCATTCGGGACAGCAGGCCTCGATTTTAACGAGGATCCGCCGCAAGGCATGGCGGATGCCGTCTTCGGCTCCGACCGTCTCGACGAGGTTCTTCTCGACCGCCTTCTGACCAAGTGCCAGGAGCATCTGAGTTTGCTCGCTGCCCCCGCGACGCTCGATAAGACCTATGATTTCGACGAGGAGGCCTTCGATCACGTCCTCGATCTCGTGCAGTCGAACGTGCCGACGGTCGTGCTCGACCTGCCGCACCTTTGGACCGCTTGGGCGCGCAAGACGCTGCTGGCTGCCGATCAAATTGTCATCACCGCGACGCCCGATCTCGCCAATCTGCGAAACACCAAAAACCTCGTCGATTTCCTCAAGCAGGCGAGGCCCAACGACGCGCCTCCACGGCTCGTCCTGAACAAAGTCGGCGTGCCGCGTCAGCCGGAAATCAAGGCAGATGATTTTGCCGCGGCGCTGCAATTGCCGACGAGCGCCGTGATCCCCTTCGATCCGCTTCTCTTTGGCACGGCCGCCAACAACGGCCAGATGATCGCCGAAGCGTCGGCGAAATCCAATATCAATGAGATCTTCACGGACCTGGCGCAGGTTGTCACCGGCCGTAAGGAGACCAAGCACGGACGCAAAACGAGCCTCCTCTTGGGGCCGTTGCTCGAAAAGCTGAAGTCGAAGCCCAAATCGAAGCGGGCCGCGTAA
- a CDS encoding CpaF family protein: MFGKRSVTELEQGQRPKPSSEAPKKPAVSESAVRAAAPAAPSLTPPPAPAKPAKIAARPRKSEEYYRVKTQIFGALIDTIDLSQLAKMDAEQAREEIRDIVNDIITVKNLVMSISEQEELLEDICNDVLGYGPLEPLLARDDIADIMVNGFEQVFIEVLGKVEETDIRFRDNAQLLNICQRIVSQVGRRVDESSPICDARLPDGSRVNVIAPPLSIDGPALTIRKFKKDKLTLDQLVRFGTITPEGATILQIIGRVRCNVLVSGGTGSGKTTLLNCLTRYIDHDERIVTCEDAAELQLQQPHVVRLETRPPNLEGEGEVTMRDLVKNCLRMRPERIIVGEVRGPEAFDLLQAMNTGHDGSMGTLHANSPREALSRIESMITMGGYALPSRTIREMMVSSIDVIVQAARLRDGSRRITHITEVLGMEGDVIITQDLFVYDILGEDPGGRVLGRHRSTGIGRPAFWDRARYFNEEQRLAAALDAAEADEPMRA; this comes from the coding sequence ATGTTCGGCAAGCGCAGCGTCACCGAGCTCGAGCAAGGGCAACGACCGAAGCCATCTTCCGAGGCGCCGAAGAAGCCTGCCGTATCGGAGAGTGCGGTGAGGGCGGCGGCTCCGGCCGCTCCCAGCCTGACACCGCCGCCTGCGCCGGCGAAGCCCGCCAAGATCGCTGCGCGGCCGCGCAAGTCGGAAGAATATTACCGCGTCAAGACGCAGATCTTCGGCGCGCTGATCGACACGATCGACCTGTCGCAGCTCGCCAAGATGGATGCCGAGCAGGCGCGCGAGGAAATCCGCGATATCGTCAACGACATCATCACGGTGAAGAACCTGGTGATGTCGATCTCCGAGCAGGAGGAACTGCTTGAAGATATCTGCAACGATGTTCTCGGCTATGGGCCGCTCGAGCCGCTGCTGGCGCGCGACGACATCGCTGACATCATGGTCAATGGTTTCGAGCAGGTCTTCATTGAAGTTCTGGGCAAGGTCGAGGAGACGGACATCCGTTTCCGCGACAACGCGCAGCTTCTGAATATCTGCCAGCGCATCGTCAGCCAGGTCGGCCGCCGGGTCGACGAATCGAGCCCGATCTGCGACGCGCGCCTGCCCGATGGATCGCGCGTTAACGTCATCGCCCCGCCTTTGTCGATCGACGGGCCCGCCCTCACCATCCGAAAGTTCAAGAAGGACAAGCTCACCCTCGATCAGCTTGTCCGCTTCGGCACGATCACGCCGGAAGGCGCGACCATTCTGCAGATCATCGGTCGGGTTCGCTGCAACGTGCTGGTGTCCGGCGGCACCGGTTCGGGCAAGACCACGCTGTTGAACTGCCTGACCCGCTATATCGATCACGACGAGCGTATCGTCACCTGCGAGGACGCGGCCGAACTGCAACTGCAGCAGCCGCATGTCGTGCGTCTGGAGACCCGCCCCCCGAACCTCGAAGGCGAGGGCGAGGTGACGATGCGTGATCTCGTCAAGAACTGTCTGCGTATGCGCCCGGAACGCATCATCGTCGGCGAGGTGCGCGGACCGGAAGCCTTCGACCTCCTGCAGGCCATGAACACAGGCCATGACGGCTCCATGGGCACCCTGCATGCCAACTCCCCGCGTGAGGCCCTGAGCCGTATTGAATCGATGATCACCATGGGCGGCTATGCGCTGCCCTCGCGCACCATCCGCGAAATGATGGTCTCGTCGATTGACGTCATCGTCCAGGCGGCTCGTCTGCGCGACGGCTCGCGCCGCATCACCCACATCACCGAGGTGCTGGGGATGGAAGGCGACGTCATCATCACGCAGGATCTCTTCGTCTACGACATCCTCGGCGAGGATCCCGGCGGTCGTGTCCTTGGCCGCCATCGCTCGACCGGCATCGGCCGCCCCGCCTTCTGGGATAGGGCGCGTTATTTCAACGAAGAACAGCGCCTTGCCGCCGCTCTCGACGCCGCCGAGGCGGACGAGCCGATGCGCGCATGA
- a CDS encoding type II secretion system F family protein: MAVLSPEMIKLALVGLIILSVGGVIFALFSSALGGGSRSQKRVEGVTARPLNTERKGGEEGRRRRSVEETLREIEEQQKSKRSRKPTLVLRMRQAGLSWSARTFTLICAVTSLLAILLLVLAGILPLVPAVGFGVGLGILLPYAYVNFLRKRRFKQFTAEFPNALDVVVRGVKAGLPLIDCMKIIAAEASPPVSTEFREIIEDQTLGMPLDEAVSKLPERIPLQEANFFAIVIAIQSRTGGSLSEALSNLSKVLRERKKMAGKIKAMSSEAKSSAMIIGSLPVIVGSIVYLTSPDYISLLFTTTLGHIVLAASAMWMLMGILVMRKMINFDF, translated from the coding sequence GTGGCCGTGCTGTCGCCCGAGATGATCAAGCTCGCCCTCGTCGGCCTCATAATCCTGTCGGTCGGGGGGGTGATCTTCGCGCTCTTTTCGTCGGCGCTCGGAGGCGGCTCGCGCAGTCAGAAGCGCGTCGAAGGGGTCACCGCTCGCCCGCTCAACACAGAGCGCAAAGGTGGCGAAGAGGGCCGCCGGCGCCGGAGTGTGGAAGAGACGCTGCGGGAGATCGAAGAACAGCAGAAATCGAAGCGCAGCCGTAAGCCGACCCTGGTGTTGCGCATGCGCCAGGCCGGCCTTTCCTGGTCGGCCAGGACTTTCACGCTGATTTGTGCCGTCACCTCGCTTCTGGCGATCCTGCTCCTGGTTCTTGCGGGCATCCTGCCCCTGGTGCCGGCGGTGGGGTTCGGCGTCGGCCTCGGCATTCTTCTGCCCTATGCCTATGTGAATTTCCTGCGCAAGCGCCGCTTCAAGCAGTTCACGGCCGAATTTCCGAACGCGCTCGACGTGGTGGTGCGCGGCGTCAAGGCGGGTCTGCCGTTGATCGATTGCATGAAGATTATCGCCGCAGAAGCCTCGCCGCCTGTCTCCACCGAATTCCGCGAGATCATCGAGGATCAGACACTCGGCATGCCGCTCGATGAGGCCGTCTCCAAGCTGCCCGAGCGCATCCCCCTGCAGGAAGCGAATTTCTTCGCCATCGTCATTGCCATCCAATCACGCACCGGTGGCAGTCTCTCCGAGGCGCTGTCGAACCTCTCCAAGGTCCTGCGCGAGCGCAAGAAGATGGCCGGAAAGATCAAGGCGATGAGTTCTGAGGCCAAATCCTCGGCGATGATCATCGGCAGTCTGCCGGTCATTGTGGGGTCGATCGTCTATCTGACGAGCCCGGATTATATCTCTCTTCTATTTACCACAACGCTCGGACATATTGTGCTTGCCGCGTCTGCCATGTGGATGCTGATGGGCATCCTCGTGATGCGCAAAATGATCAACTTCGATTTCTAG
- a CDS encoding type II secretion system F family protein, translating to MNLIQQNADLFIALASALSVFSAIVVLAWPYLAGDNLSARMKQVSSERERIRARERAKMEAAKKQATLKPEPTRWVKNFVDRFNLLKQAEDGDIVNKLRMAGLRGQNPVLFFLAARLLAPLGMFIASGLYLFGLDPIDQPPMIKLVIVVAAAYLGYYLPGLYVKNRTTKRQTAIKQAWPDALDLLLICVESGMGIESAFRKVSEEIGHQSVELAEELSLTTAELSYLQDRRKAYENLGKRTGVEGVRAVVTSLVQAEKYGTPLGHSLRVLAQENRDMRMAEAEKKAASLPPKLTVPMILFFLPVLFAVIITPAAIQVMSMN from the coding sequence ATGAACCTTATTCAGCAAAACGCCGATCTTTTCATCGCCCTTGCCTCTGCGCTTTCGGTGTTCTCGGCGATCGTTGTTCTGGCCTGGCCCTACCTTGCCGGCGACAATCTCTCCGCGCGCATGAAGCAGGTGTCGAGCGAGCGCGAGCGCATCCGCGCGCGCGAGCGGGCTAAGATGGAGGCCGCCAAGAAGCAGGCGACATTGAAGCCTGAGCCCACGCGCTGGGTCAAAAACTTCGTCGACCGTTTCAACCTTCTGAAACAGGCGGAAGACGGGGATATCGTCAACAAGCTTAGAATGGCCGGCCTGCGCGGCCAGAACCCGGTTCTCTTCTTCCTCGCGGCTCGCCTTCTCGCGCCGCTCGGCATGTTCATCGCTTCGGGGCTTTATCTCTTCGGTCTCGATCCGATCGACCAGCCGCCGATGATCAAGCTCGTGATCGTCGTGGCAGCTGCCTATCTCGGCTATTACCTGCCCGGGCTCTATGTGAAGAACCGGACGACGAAGCGCCAGACGGCCATCAAGCAGGCCTGGCCGGACGCACTCGACCTCCTGCTCATCTGCGTCGAATCGGGCATGGGCATCGAATCGGCCTTCCGAAAGGTGTCGGAGGAGATCGGCCATCAATCGGTGGAACTGGCGGAGGAGCTGTCGCTGACGACGGCGGAGCTCTCCTATCTCCAGGATCGGCGCAAGGCCTACGAGAACCTCGGCAAGCGCACCGGTGTGGAAGGTGTGCGCGCGGTCGTAACGAGCCTCGTTCAGGCGGAAAAATACGGTACGCCGCTCGGCCATTCGCTGCGCGTTCTGGCTCAGGAAAACCGAGACATGCGCATGGCAGAGGCGGAAAAGAAGGCGGCTTCGTTGCCACCGAAACTCACCGTTCCGATGATCCTGTTCTTCCTGCCGGTGCTGTTCGCCGTGATCATCACACCGGCGGCGATTCAGGTCATGTCGATGAATTGA